The DNA region AAGCGCGGCTTTCACGGCGGGAAGGTCTTTCGGGGTCGCCGGGGCGTCGACCCCGGTGGGCCCCCACATCTCGACGGCGGTGAACCCGTCGGCTGCGGCCGCGCGGACGCGGTCGTGGTAGTCGCCGGCCTCGGTGAACAGGAGTTCGATGTTGGGTGCGAGCTGATAGGTCATGATGGCGGCCTTCCGGATCGGTGTGAGGTGGATCGTCTGGATCGGGCGGCATCGCTTCGACGAATATGGGTGCCGCCGGAATAGATCGCCTCGATAGGATGGGCGGCGTACCCGACGTACGACGAAGGATCACACCGCCGTGGCCGATCACCCGTTGCTGTCCCGTCTCGACCTGAATCTGCTGGTCGCTCTGGACGCGCTGCTCACCGAGCGCAGCGTCACCCGCGCCGCCGAACGTCTCCATCTGAGCCAGCCGGCGCTCAGCGCGTCGCTGGCGCGACTGCGCAATCACTTCAACGACCCGATCCTGGCCCGTCGCGGCAACGCGTATGAACTCACGCCGCTGGCGCTGCGGCTGTCCGAGCACACGACCATCGCATTGGATGCCGCCCGGCGCGTCTTCGAAAGCCAGGCCACGTGGACGCCGCACGAGTCGTCGCGGGAGTTCTCGATCTACGGCTCGGACTACGGCTTCGCCACGATCGGCGCGGCGGTCTCCCGCGTCGCCGCTCGCACGGCGACCGGCGTGCGGTTCCGCTTCGTCCTGCACAACACACCCATCGTCGATGACGCGGCCAACAGCCTGCGCTCCGTCGATGCCATGGTCATCCCGCACGGCTACCTCACCGACCTGCCCTACGAGGATCTCTGGCGCGACCGCTGGGTGGTCGTGGCCGACGAGGGCAACGAGCTGGTCGCGGACGGGCTGAGCATGGAGATCCTCGCGCAGTGCCCGTGGGTGTTCACCTACCGCTCGCGGTCGGCCTTCACCTCGGCAGGTCGCCAGCTTCAGCTGCTGGGTCTGGAGCCGGTGGTCGACGTCGTCGTGGAGAGCTTCCTCGCGCTGACGCACTTCGTGGTCGGCACCAACCGGCTCGGTCTGGTGCAGGCCGCACTGGCCCCCGAGATCGCCCGGCTGGGCGGCATCCGCATTCTGGAGCCGCCTTTCGACGCGACCCCGACGACGAACGCGCTGTGGTGGCATCCCGTCCATGACCGCGACCCCGAGCACGCCTGGATGCGCTCGGTGTTCCTCGACGCGGCCCGCGAGGTGCAGGCGACCGTTGCCACCGGCGTCCGCTACGTCGAGCCCATCGTCGCCGCGGACGCCTCGATCAGCCTTTGAGGCCACCGGCGAAGCCCTGGATGAAGCGCTTCTGCGCGAACATGTAGAAGGCCAGGATCGGGATCATCGAGATGATCACGACGGCGAAGATCTTGTTCCACGCCGAGACGAGGCCTCCGACGTAGGTGTACATCGCCACCGGCAGCGTCTGCGTCGTGGATCCGCCGAGGAAGATCAGCGAGTTGAAGAAGTCGTTCCAGACGATCAGCCCGGCCAGGATCGCCACGGTCCCCGTCGCGGGGGCCATGAGCGGCAGCACCACTCGAAAGAACGCCTGCGTGGGGGTGGCGCCGTCGATGACGGCGGCCTCTTCGTACTCGGTCGAAAGTCCCCGGAAGAAGCTCGCGTACAGGAACACCGCCAGCGGCAGCAGGATGCCGATCCACAGCAGGACCATGCCGAGCGCGTTGCCGGTCAGGCCGACGCTGCGGGCTCCGATGTAGAGGGGCACGGTTCCGAGCTGGGCGGGCAGGATGATCGCGATCAGCACGAGGTAGAAGGTGATGTTCGTCCACCGTCGCGTGCGGCGGGCGATCACGTAGGCGGCGACGGAGCCCAGCAGGACCAGTCCGAAGATCGCGCCGGCCGTGATGATCACGCTGTTGAGGATGCTCATCGGGATGCTGTTGCGTCCCGTGGTCGTCAGCACCTCGACGAACGCGCTGACATCGAGCGTGCTCGGCGGTGCGACGGCGCTCGTGGTGAGCGTCTCCTGATCAGACTTCAGCGATGTGACGACGAGGATGTAGAAGGGAAGAAGACCGAGCAGCGTGACGATCCAGACCAGCACTTCGCGGACCGCGGTTGCTTTGGTGTAGCGGAACATGAATCAGGCCCTTCCGGCGTCGCGGTCGCGGGTGACGTACTGCTGGAGGATGGCGAACGCCAGGATGACGATGGTCAGCACGAGCGCGAGGGCCGAGCCGAACCCGAACTGTCCCAGTGAGAACGCCTGCTTGTAGACCTCCGTGGCGAGGGTCTCGGTGGACCCGGCAGGTCCTCCGCCGGTGAGGGCGAGGATCTGGTCGAAGATGCGCAGGCCCTGGATGATGCCGAGCGTGGTCGCGATCGCGATCGACGGACGGATCGCGGGGACGGTGACGTTCCAGAAACGGCCCCAGATTCCGGCGCCATCCAGCGCGGCGGCCTCCTCGACCTCGACCGGGACGCTGGCCAGGCCTGCGAGATAGATCACCATCGTGAAGCCGGTCTGCTGCCAGACCACCGTGATCAGGATCGCCCAGATCGACCATGTCGGGTCGGCGAGCCACACCTTCTGGAGTTCTTCCAGGCCGACGGCACCGAGCACGCCGTTGAGGGGGCCGTCGAACTGGAAGATGAACTTCCACACGTACGCGACGGCCAGCGGGCTCAGCACGACGGGCATGAACAGCAGCGTCCGCAGGATGTACCGGGTCTTGAGCATCCGGTTGATGGCGAGTGCGAACAGCAGACCGATGACGTTCGTGAGGAGGACCGACCCGACCGCGAGGAAGAGGGTGTTCCACACCGCCCCGAGCAGTTGCGGATCGTTGAAGATGCGTACGAAGTTGTCGATGCCGATGAACTCCCAGTCGCCCAGGCCCGTCCAGTCGGTGAACGCGAAGAATCCGCCGGTGAGTGTGGCGACGTAATGCACGCCGATCACCAGCACCACCGCCGGCAGCGCCCACCACCAGTGGCCGTAGCTGATCAGCGGCTTGCGCCGGGTCGGCGGTGCGGGCGTACGCCGGGCTCGGGGCGGCACGGTGAGCGTGCGAGTGCTGTTCTCGTCGATCGTCACTGTCATCTGCTCTCTGACCTCGTCGTCATGCGCTCCGGCTGTCGGCGCTGAGCGCCTCGATCCACTATCACACTCTTGCGTCGAAATCACACATTAGTCGTAGCGATATCTGCTATAAGTCCAGCGGCGGTCGCAACCTCGGAGCGCTTTGGAGGGTGCGGCCGGGGACGCCGGCATGGACGGAGGCGCTCGACGCGGCGCCGCCGCCTTCGAACCGACGGCGGCCATCCGGCCTGCGGGTCTGAGCGGAGCGGTGCGCGTGCTCGTGGACCACCCGCGCGTGGGATTCCATCCCGGCGAGTGAATCACTCGTCGTATTGCCGCATATAAGCAACTGTTATGTCGGAAAGATGCAAATGATGTCACAGTGAAGATGCGGCCTGAAGCCGAGCCAGCTGTGCCGCTGGCGACGAAGACGTCACGAAAGGTTCGAAATGTCACAGCTCTCCACAAACCGACACATCCGATGGTCGCTGCTCGGGCTCCCCGTCGCCGGTGTTCTGGTTCTCGCCGGCTGCTCCGGCCCCGCTGACAACGGCGGCAGCAGCAGCACCGAGGATCCGGCCGCCACCGGCTTCTCGATCATGGTCGCCGAGGCTAACGACGCGGATGACTACTACGCGCAGCTCGCGGCCGAGTACGCCGACGAGGCCGGCATCGAGATCGAGGTGATCCCGTATCCGTCCGACGCCTACAACACGCAGGTCACCACCCAGTTCCAAGCGGGCAACGCGGCGGACGTCGCGATCCTGTCGCCCGGAACCGGCCAGCCCATCTCGGTCATCACTCTCGCCGAGGCCGGATTCCTCGAGCCGCTCGACGACACCTCCGCCTCGATCCTGCCGGTCGGCAGTGAGTCGCAGTTCCAGATCGACGGTGAGACGTATGCTCAGCCCACGTCGCTGACCCCCGTCGGCATGATCTTCAACGTCACCGCCGGCGATGAGGCGGGGATCGAATACCCCGAGACCTACGAGGACCTCCTGGAGGCCTGCTCGGCCGCCCGCGACGCGGGCAAGACCTTCACCGTGCTGGCAGGCGGCATCCCGTTCAACACGGGCTTGTTCACGCAGCTGATTTCGGCCACCCGTGTCTACGCCGAAACCCCGGACTGGAACGAGCAGCGGGCGGCAGGCGATGTGACCTTCGCCGACAGCGGATGGCGTGACGTCCTCGATGACGTCGTGGAGATGAACGACTCGGGCTGCTTCCAGGACGGCGCCGCCGGTGGCACGTTCGACAACATCACCGCGGGACTCGGTGGCGGCACCTCGCTCACCGCGGCCGTGCCGGGCAGCGCGGCCGCCTCGATCAGCAGCGCGACCGGATCCGACCTGAACGTGCAGGCCTTCCCGCCGGACGACGGCCAGGACGCGTTCACGCTCACCGGCGCGAACTACGCATGGGCGATCAACGCCTCGTCGGATGACGCGGTCAAGCAGTCCGCGCAGGCTTTCCTCGACTGGGCGGCGGAGCCCGAGAACGCGCAGCACTTCGCCGAGATCTCCGGAGCGGTGCCGATCACCGGGATCGATCCGGAGACGCTGCTGCCCTCGTACGAACCGATCGGTGAACTGCTCGCCTCCGGCTCGTACACCAGCATCCCGAACTCGAGCTGGCCGAACCCGGCCGTCTACGATGCGCTCGGCGCCGGCGTGCAGGGCCTGCTGACGGGTCAGAGCACCGTCGACCAGATTCTGGAGGAGATGGACGCGGCCTGGGACCAGTAGCAATCCGCTGAACCGCGGCTGCAGCCGCGCGTCCGGGCCGAGGGTTCCTCCCCAGCCCGCGACGCGCGGCTGCAGCATCGCGGAGTGTGAGGAGAGATGGCCGTGGACACGCGCACACCCGAAGAACTGCTCGCAGGCATGACGTGGAGTCAGAAGCTCGCCCAGCTGCAGATCCTCTGGCGCCGCGACCAGGACGACGCGCTGGCCCTGGCCCGCGGCGGCATCGGGGCACTGTTCTGGCCGCAGAGCGCCGAGCGGACGAACGCGCTGCAGCGTGCAGCCATCGAAGAGAGCGCGCACGGCATCCCGTTGCTGATCGGGCTCGATGTCCTCCACGGCCAGTTCACGATCTTTCCGACGCCACTGGCGCAGGCGGCCAGCTTCGATCGCTCGGTGCCCGCGGCGGACGCTCGGATCTCGGCCGCCGAGGCCAGATCGGGCGGCGTGAACTGGACGTTCGCACCGATGCTGGATGTGACCCGCGACCCGCGCTGGGGCCGCGTGGTGGAGGGGTTCGGTGAGGACTCGTTCCTCGCCGCCGCTCTGGGCGCTGCCAAGGTGGCGGCGTACCAGGGCGACGACCTCACCGCAGCGGATGCCCTCGCTGCGTGCGTGAAGCACTTCGTCGCCTACGGGGCTGCCGAAGCGGGCCGCGACTACAACACCACCGACGTCTCGCGGCGCCGCCTGCGCGAGACGTATCTCGAACCCTTCCGTAGCGCCGTCGCTGCGGGGGCGGCATCCGTCATGGCGGCCTTCAACTCGCTCAACGGCACGCCGATGCATGCGCACCGGCGCCTGCTGACCGACGTGCTGAAGGCCGAGTACGGGTTCGAGGGCGTCGTCGTCGGTGACGCCGATGGCGTCGCCCAGCTCGTCCGGCACGGCGTGGCGCGCGACGAGGCCGACGCGGTGCACCAGTCCCTCGCGGCCGGGCTCGATATCGTCATGGGCGGGCCAGAGCTGGCCGGCGACGGCGTGCCGCTGATCGAGCGTGGTGCGGTGGATGCCGCTCGCATCGACGACGCGGTGCTGCGTGTCCTGCGGCTGAAGAAGGCGCTGGGTCTGTTCCAGAACCCGTTCGCGGATGCCGCCGCGGAGCGCACCGCGCCCACTCCGCAGACGCTGCGCACGGCGCAGGACGCGGCCGAGCGCTGCGTCGTGCTGCTGAAGAACCAGGGTGCGGTGCTGCCGCTCCCGGCCGGCACGCAGCGCATCCTGCTGACCGGACCGTACGCCACGAGCACCGATCATCTCGGCGCCTGGGTGCAGCACTTCGGCGCGCAGGCAGGCACCCTCGCTGACGCGCTGCGCGCCGAATTGCCCGAGGCGACGTGGACGGTGGCATCCGGCGCGGAGTTCCTGGGGCCGTCGGACGCGGACATCCGAGAAGCAGTCCTGCTCGCGGCGCAGAGCGACCTGGTGCTCATCGCCGTCGGTGAACCCAGCTCGATCTCCGGCGAGGCCGGTTCCCGCGCGGATATCCGGCTGCCCGGCGATCAGGAGCATCTCATCCAGGCGATCGCGGACACCGGCGTGCCGTTCGTCGTGATCCTGATCACCGGACGCCCGCTGGTCGTCGAGGCCTGGATCGACCGGGCCCCCGCTGCGCTGCTGGCCTGGCACCTGGGCACCCGGGGGCCCGAGGCGATCGCGCGGGTCGTGGCCGGTGCCGTGAACCCCGGCGGCCGCGTCCCGATGACCTTCCCCCGCGCGGCCGGACAGATACCGATCCACCACGACGCTGAGAACACCGGGCGACCCGCACGGACGGGAGGGTCGATGGCTGTGCACCGCTGGGATGTCGGTCTGCAGGGACCGAACAACCTCGACGACTACTACACGTCCAAGTTCCTCGACCTGGAGCGTGGGCCCCGGTTCGCCTTCGGCCACGGACTCAGCTTTACGACGTTCTGCCTGGAGGCGGCATCCCTGTCGACCTCGAAGATTCCCTGTACCGAGCTTCGCGCGGGCGCGCGGGTGGTCGTATCGGCCTCGGTGCGCAACGTCGGCGAGCGCGACGGCGACGACGTCGTGCTCGTCTACCTGTCTGATCCGGTCGCCTCGCTCGCGCAGCCGGTGCAACGGCTGCGCGGGTTCCGACGGGTGGCCGTCGCGGCCGGCGAGGCGGGGGCGGTGTCGTTCGAGCTCGGCGTGGACGATCTCGGTTTCTGGGACGACGAGGATCGCTTCGTGCTCGAACCGGGCGAGCTCGTTCTCACTGTCACCGACGGCACGGACGCCGAGCGATTGGCGCTGAACGTCACGCCGTGATCGGGCGCCGGATCTCGTCGATCGTCGAGGAGATCTCGGCGGTCGCCGCGGTGTGCAGGAGCGGGCCTGTCAGAGGCGCACGAGCCGGATGCGGGCCGCGCCGACGCGATCGTTCGGCAGGATCATCAGCCGCTCGTCGCCGTTGAGCACCCGGCCTTCGACGACCCGGCCGTTCTCGAGGAGCAGCTCCTGGACCGAGTCGATCTCGACCCGCGCATCGGCGGCGACGTAGTCCAGCGTCACCTCGCGCCCGATCACGAGAAACCCGTCCTCGCCCGTTCCGGCGATCAGGGCGAACGGCCGCGTCTCGCCCGGTGTGGCGATCTGCGCGTTCGGGAGGGTCTCATCGGGCACCCGCAGCGCGGTGTCGGGGATGTTCACCCCGGCGTCGAGCAGCATCCGCCGGAAGAGCGCACGTGCGCCGCGCGCCGAGATGACTACGCCGTCGATATGCCGGCTCTCCACGTCGACGTCGGGTTCGAGGACCACGGCGGCGATAGCGCCGCGCAGCGCTGCGGCGGCGATCTCCCTCTCGAGACCCGCGACGAACGAGATCGTGGCCGCCAGCTGAGCGTCGGGATCGGCCAGATCCAGCCCGTACCCCGACCATCCGATGGCTCGGTACGCACCGATCGCGCGGACGAGCTCGGCCGGGCTGAGGCGGCACTCCGGCACGAAGAACGGCTGGGTGCCGGTCGCATACTGCGCCATGGCGGCGTCGGCGTCGCGCACGTAGAGGTCGGGACCCAGGAACGCGAGCGAGGGTGCGGCAGCGCGCCAGATGTCGAGCACGGTGGAGGTCGGACCCCCGCTCGGATACTGGCCGGGGGCGTCCTGGCCGGGCTGCGGCCCGAGCCACGCATTCGCGTACATCGGGATGTCGGCGATCGCCCGGCCGCGGCCGGCGACATGCTCGACGTAGCTCGCGATGGCCCACGCCATGAACACCTCATCCACCGCCGGGGTGTTCCCGAAGACCTCTGGCCAGGACCCGCCGTCGACTGCTCCGTGCGACTCCCAGAGCCGTCGGGCGGACGTGCTGCCGGCGGTCGTCCCGCGCACGTGTTCGAGGAGCGCGGATGGGACGGGGGCGTTCCACGCCGCCTCCGCCGCCGGGTTGCGGTCGCGGCTGTCCGAGAGCAGACCCGACTCGTTCTCGACCTGCACCATGACGACCGTGCCGTCCGGATCGGCATCCCCGAGGTGCCGGATGAGCGCTTCGAAGGCGTTCGCATCGGCCTCGCGCAGTTCGGGGCTGAAGACCGAGAGAACCGGCTTCGCGGTCGCGCCCTCGTAGCTGAAGGCCGGCATGCCCTTCGGTTCGACCACGACGCGCGGGAACCGTTCCGGGTCGGCGCGCACCCACGTGGGAGCGTACGTCGAGGCCGCGTTCTTGAAGGCGCCGAACCACAGGAGCACCAGGCGAAGCTCGGATGTGCGCGCCTCAGCGAGCATGACGTCGACGAGCGAGAAGTCGAACGTCCCCTCGACCGGCTCGGTCAGCGCCCAGCTCACCGGCGCGAGGACGACGTTGCTTCCGACGCGTCGGACGTGGGCGAAGGAATCGGCGATCGCCTTCGGCGATGACGAGGCGGAATTGAACACCTGGCCCCCGACCAGGAGCGCCGGGGCGCCGGCGCGGCGCAGCGCGAACGGTGCTTCTGTCGAGAGGGCCCACGGCCGCGCGGCGGCCATCATCTCAGCGACCGATACGCGAACTCGCGGAACCGCGCCTCGCCCGTCCCTGTCGCGAACAGCGCCGGGCGCAGACTGAGCAGATCGCCGACGGTGTTGGCATGGTAGCCGGAGGTCTCGTAGCGGACGCCGTGCCGCGTCCACGCTCCGCCGGGGACGCGGTACCAGCCGGTGACGATGTGCTCGTCGTTGCGGATGCGCAGCGTCATGCGGTCGGTGGCCGGAGCCGGCTCGCGCCAGTGCGTGCGGATGCCGCCCGAATAGCTCTGCATCCGTTCGCCGTCCACGCCCATGCCGCAGAAGAGCCGGTCGTTGAAGAACAGCAGCAGCCCGGCCTCGACACCTGGCTGGACGGTGACCTCGACCTCGATCTCGTACGCGTGGTCGCCGGTGAGCATCGCGAGCGGCGATGTGTCGGCGGGCGAGGAGCCCTTGGCCCGCAGAATGAGGCCGTCGTCGACCCGCACGCGCTCGGCTTCTCCGCGATCAGGTGCGTGGAACGCCCAGCGCCTGCCCAGATCCGGCTGCGCGAAGTCGTCGGCGAGGTCCGGAGCCGCCGATTGCTCCGCGGCGCCGACGGGCGCGTCGATCGGTGCGCCGAGGTCGTGGACGACCGCCTCTGGCCAGTCGTCCTCACCCCAGCGGATCGGCTCGAGCAGGATCTGCCGGCCGAGCGTGCGATAGCCGTTCTCGTAGCCGTGCGAGATCATCCACCAGTCGTCTTCGTCGGTGCCCGCGGGACCGGGAACGAGCGTCGCATGGCCGCGCGACCACCATGCCTCGGCCGCATCCTCGGTGCGGGCGATCGGGTTGCGGGGGTGGTTCTGCCACGGTCCGTGCACCGATCGGGACCGTGCGACGATCACCATGTGCCCGGTGGGCGGTCCCGCCGTGCCGCCGACGGCGCTGACGAGGTAGAACCAGCCGCCCGTCCCGTTCTGAGTCTCCGCCCCCGACCTCCGGCGTGCTGACGCGCGCCAGAACAGCTTCGGCCCCTCGAGCGCATAGGCCTCGGTGACCCAGTCCTCGGGGTAGCGCCAGCCGTCGTAGACGTACTCGAGCTCGCCCACTGTCGACAGGCCGTCATCCGTCAGCCGGATGCGGCGCACTCCGCTGGTGAACAGGTATCGTCTGCCGTCCTCGCCGACGACGTGGCCGGGGTCGATCACTCCGCGGATGCCGAGGTCGATCGGCTCCGACCACGGACCGCTCATCGCGTCGGCGTGGATCACGAAGATCGCCGCGTCCGTCAGCGTCGACCACGGCGTCGGGATGAACGGGATGTAGATGAAGAAGCGTCCATCGTGCTCGGCCAGGTCGACGGCGAACGTGTTGCCGACCGGGTTGTGCAGTGCGGAGGTCTCGTATGTCCAGTTCACGAGATCCGTCGAACGGTACAGCGGCAGCCCGGGCGCCGCCTCGAACGACGAGTAGGTCAGCCAGTACTGGTCGCCGACCTGAAGCACCGCGGGGTCGGGCCGGTCGCCGGCCAGGACGGGGTTGATGTAGGTGGTCACCGCGTCGCCGATCCGGTCGCCCCTCGCCACACCCACGCGGCGATCGCTTCGATCGTCCGGCGCGCCGCTCATGCCGGCTGCAGTTCCCGCATCGACCTGCGGATGAGGTCGTGCTGCCGCCGAACCAGCAGCAGCGGGTCGACCTCGCCGAGCTCGGCGAACGCGTGGCCTTCCCATTCGCTCGACCAGTAGCCCCGATAGCCGCCCTCGACGAAGACGCGCACCAGTTCCGGATAGTCGATCGCCGGCTCCTGACCGTTCTCATCGATGTCGTAGAACTTCGCATGCACGTGCAGGATCTGCGGCATGATCTCGGCCCACTCCTGCGGAGCGACGTGGCCGTGCATGTTGAAGGCGAGGTGGGCGAAGGAGCCGAGCCGACCAGGGTCGAAGTCGCGGCTGGTGAGGTAGCCGATGAACTCCTGCTGGCGCTCCTGCATCGAGGCATCCGTCGCCCAGATCGCCTGCAGTCGTGCGACGGCCTCCTCGTCGAGCCCGGCGCGCCGCACCGCTCGGAGAAGCGTCGGCGACATGCTGTGCATCGTCGCGGAGAAGTCGGCGACGAACCCGAGGAGCGGCGAGTCCAGCTCGTCGTAGACCTCGCGCACCTTCATCACCGCCGGAGCGTTCGGGCCCATCGGCGCGTGGATCTCGTATGCGAGCTTGAGGTTCAGCTCCTCCGCGATCGGAAGAAGCCGGCGCAGAAGCGTCGGCTTCGCGCTCTGGATGCGCACGAGCGGGAAGCCGAGGGTCGCGGCATCGCGGAACAGGATCTCGCTGAACTCGAACTCCTCATCATCGGTCATGTCGCGGTCACGTCGCCGGCCCATGTCCAGGTTGGCGCCGAACGAGCTCGCGTCGAAGCCGTACTTGTCGAAGGCGGCGCGCCAGTTGCGGACGAACTCGTCCGACACGTGCGGGTAGGTCGGCAGCGCCTGTGAGGCGACGATCTCGATGCCGGGGCCGATGCCGAGCTCGGCCACCCGCGCCAGCAGGCCGTCCACGTCGTACCAGCCGGCACGGAACTCGGCGCTGGCCGAGTACAGCGTCAGGCCGAGCGTGAAGGGGTCGGCGTCCGTCGCCGGCGGTGGAGCCGTCACGCCCGACACGAGAGCCGGGCGCGCGGCATCCCGATCCGTCACCGTCAGCGTCAGCGTCTGGTCCACGACGTTGGGGACGTACATGCCCGCTCCACCGTCCTCGCCCGGTGCGATCTGCATATAGGGCAGGCGCAGCTGACCGACCAGGTGGACCTCGTGGGTCTCACCGGGTTCGCTCGACGTCTCGCGCGCCGCGATCAGCAGCGGGTGATCCTGCAGGTACCAGAGCACCTCGCTCTGCTGGGGCAGGTCGTTCAGCGGGTACCGCACCCCCTGCAGCTCGAACGCCAGGTCATCGTCGGGGATCTGCTCACCGTCGACGGTGAGCTGCAGCGACGTGACCGATGACAGCCACAGGCTGCGGTACCACGGCAGGGTGAGGGAGAGCGCGAAACCGTCGGGGTGCACGCGGAGGCTGTCGTCCTGGATCAGTCCGTTCGGCATGATGTGATCTCCTTGGGGATGGAATGGATGCCGCGGCTCAGAGGCGGTCGGCGACCTGACGCATCAGCGAATGATGGCGGCGGACCTGCTCGATCGAGCGCCACGGCTCGCGCTCGCCCTCGTACTCGCTAGAGAGGTAGCCGGTGTAGCCGGCGTCCTTGATCGCACGCAGCACCGGCTCCCAGGGGATCTGCTGATCCTCGAGCGTGTCGTCGATGTCGTGGAACTTGGCCTGGATGAACACGACGTGCTCGGCCACGCTCGCGAAGTCGCCGGGGTCGACCGCGATGCCGTCCATGAACGCCGGGCGCTGCCCGGGAAGCTCGCCCGGCTTCAGAGCGATCGGCCGATCCTGGAAGATGCCGGTGTCGATCAGCAGCCCGAAGTGCTTGGTGCCGGTGCGGGTGATCAGCGCGATGTAGTCCTCGACGACCTCGTGCCTGATCGGCGTCGGCGAGTGGATCTCGGGGCAGATGATCAGATCGAGCTCCTCGGCGAGCGGCAGGCTGCGTTCCACCGCCTCGGACCAGATGGGGTGCGGAACCAGGTCGCTGGAGACCACGCCGATCTTCGGCCGGACGAAGCGGAAGCCGAGCCGATGGGCCAGCCGCAGGTCGCGTTGCAGCGCGGCAGCGCCCTCGTCGATGGACATCTCGTGCGCGTGCGGGCCGCTCGAGTGCAGACGGGTGTCGATCCAGGAGCCGTAGTTGGTCGGTTCCAGGCCGTACCTCTCGAGCAGCCGGAACCACTCGTCCACCCACTCCTGCGCGGGCTCGGGATAGTTCGGGATGTGCGCCTCGCCGAGGATTTCGACCCCGGTCGCGCCGATGTCGGCGATGCCTGCGAGCGCGGTCTCCAGGTCCAGGACGGTGCCGTAGTCGCCCATGAAGCTGTAGAGCGAGACGCCGTACCTGAACGGCGCTCCGTCGGCCTCCGGCGAGAGGGTGACGTGCTTGGTGACCCGGTAGGTGGAGGGCTGATGCTCGACCGGGATGTAGGACATGCGCAGCCGCAGCTCGATCGACACCTCGTGGACGCCGTCGGGGAGCCCGCCTTCGAACGGCACGGTGACGATGGCGGGCTCTTCCAGCTGCCATCGGACGCCGTCGCTGTCCCAGAGTTCGGCGAGGCTGTAGGTCGTTCCACCGAAGCTCCAACGCGGGACATCGGCCGCGACATCGACGAGGTCGCCGACGCGAACCGCGATCCCGTCGATCAGGGATGCCGCCATCCCTCGGTAGGAGGGCATCCGGACGCGGAACTGGAAGCCGGTGACCCGTCCTCCCGCACGGAC from Microbacterium sp. zg-B185 includes:
- a CDS encoding LysR family transcriptional regulator, whose product is MADHPLLSRLDLNLLVALDALLTERSVTRAAERLHLSQPALSASLARLRNHFNDPILARRGNAYELTPLALRLSEHTTIALDAARRVFESQATWTPHESSREFSIYGSDYGFATIGAAVSRVAARTATGVRFRFVLHNTPIVDDAANSLRSVDAMVIPHGYLTDLPYEDLWRDRWVVVADEGNELVADGLSMEILAQCPWVFTYRSRSAFTSAGRQLQLLGLEPVVDVVVESFLALTHFVVGTNRLGLVQAALAPEIARLGGIRILEPPFDATPTTNALWWHPVHDRDPEHAWMRSVFLDAAREVQATVATGVRYVEPIVAADASISL
- a CDS encoding carbohydrate ABC transporter permease, with the translated sequence MFRYTKATAVREVLVWIVTLLGLLPFYILVVTSLKSDQETLTTSAVAPPSTLDVSAFVEVLTTTGRNSIPMSILNSVIITAGAIFGLVLLGSVAAYVIARRTRRWTNITFYLVLIAIILPAQLGTVPLYIGARSVGLTGNALGMVLLWIGILLPLAVFLYASFFRGLSTEYEEAAVIDGATPTQAFFRVVLPLMAPATGTVAILAGLIVWNDFFNSLIFLGGSTTQTLPVAMYTYVGGLVSAWNKIFAVVIISMIPILAFYMFAQKRFIQGFAGGLKG
- a CDS encoding sugar ABC transporter permease, whose amino-acid sequence is MTVTIDENSTRTLTVPPRARRTPAPPTRRKPLISYGHWWWALPAVVLVIGVHYVATLTGGFFAFTDWTGLGDWEFIGIDNFVRIFNDPQLLGAVWNTLFLAVGSVLLTNVIGLLFALAINRMLKTRYILRTLLFMPVVLSPLAVAYVWKFIFQFDGPLNGVLGAVGLEELQKVWLADPTWSIWAILITVVWQQTGFTMVIYLAGLASVPVEVEEAAALDGAGIWGRFWNVTVPAIRPSIAIATTLGIIQGLRIFDQILALTGGGPAGSTETLATEVYKQAFSLGQFGFGSALALVLTIVILAFAILQQYVTRDRDAGRA
- a CDS encoding ABC transporter substrate-binding protein: MSQLSTNRHIRWSLLGLPVAGVLVLAGCSGPADNGGSSSTEDPAATGFSIMVAEANDADDYYAQLAAEYADEAGIEIEVIPYPSDAYNTQVTTQFQAGNAADVAILSPGTGQPISVITLAEAGFLEPLDDTSASILPVGSESQFQIDGETYAQPTSLTPVGMIFNVTAGDEAGIEYPETYEDLLEACSAARDAGKTFTVLAGGIPFNTGLFTQLISATRVYAETPDWNEQRAAGDVTFADSGWRDVLDDVVEMNDSGCFQDGAAGGTFDNITAGLGGGTSLTAAVPGSAAASISSATGSDLNVQAFPPDDGQDAFTLTGANYAWAINASSDDAVKQSAQAFLDWAAEPENAQHFAEISGAVPITGIDPETLLPSYEPIGELLASGSYTSIPNSSWPNPAVYDALGAGVQGLLTGQSTVDQILEEMDAAWDQ
- a CDS encoding glycoside hydrolase family 3 N-terminal domain-containing protein → MDTRTPEELLAGMTWSQKLAQLQILWRRDQDDALALARGGIGALFWPQSAERTNALQRAAIEESAHGIPLLIGLDVLHGQFTIFPTPLAQAASFDRSVPAADARISAAEARSGGVNWTFAPMLDVTRDPRWGRVVEGFGEDSFLAAALGAAKVAAYQGDDLTAADALAACVKHFVAYGAAEAGRDYNTTDVSRRRLRETYLEPFRSAVAAGAASVMAAFNSLNGTPMHAHRRLLTDVLKAEYGFEGVVVGDADGVAQLVRHGVARDEADAVHQSLAAGLDIVMGGPELAGDGVPLIERGAVDAARIDDAVLRVLRLKKALGLFQNPFADAAAERTAPTPQTLRTAQDAAERCVVLLKNQGAVLPLPAGTQRILLTGPYATSTDHLGAWVQHFGAQAGTLADALRAELPEATWTVASGAEFLGPSDADIREAVLLAAQSDLVLIAVGEPSSISGEAGSRADIRLPGDQEHLIQAIADTGVPFVVILITGRPLVVEAWIDRAPAALLAWHLGTRGPEAIARVVAGAVNPGGRVPMTFPRAAGQIPIHHDAENTGRPARTGGSMAVHRWDVGLQGPNNLDDYYTSKFLDLERGPRFAFGHGLSFTTFCLEAASLSTSKIPCTELRAGARVVVSASVRNVGERDGDDVVLVYLSDPVASLAQPVQRLRGFRRVAVAAGEAGAVSFELGVDDLGFWDDEDRFVLEPGELVLTVTDGTDAERLALNVTP
- a CDS encoding DUF5597 domain-containing protein: MAAARPWALSTEAPFALRRAGAPALLVGGQVFNSASSSPKAIADSFAHVRRVGSNVVLAPVSWALTEPVEGTFDFSLVDVMLAEARTSELRLVLLWFGAFKNAASTYAPTWVRADPERFPRVVVEPKGMPAFSYEGATAKPVLSVFSPELREADANAFEALIRHLGDADPDGTVVMVQVENESGLLSDSRDRNPAAEAAWNAPVPSALLEHVRGTTAGSTSARRLWESHGAVDGGSWPEVFGNTPAVDEVFMAWAIASYVEHVAGRGRAIADIPMYANAWLGPQPGQDAPGQYPSGGPTSTVLDIWRAAAPSLAFLGPDLYVRDADAAMAQYATGTQPFFVPECRLSPAELVRAIGAYRAIGWSGYGLDLADPDAQLAATISFVAGLEREIAAAALRGAIAAVVLEPDVDVESRHIDGVVISARGARALFRRMLLDAGVNIPDTALRVPDETLPNAQIATPGETRPFALIAGTGEDGFLVIGREVTLDYVAADARVEIDSVQELLLENGRVVEGRVLNGDERLMILPNDRVGAARIRLVRL